TAAATCGTAATTAGATTATGAATCCTAGTTTTATACAATGCCTGACATGTCTCAACTTTAGATGAATTCGATGCAAATATTTGTGTTGATGTATTTCCAATAAGATTTCCAACGATCTTATCGAGTTGTgataattaaaagttttattgGCTTTATTGACTAAGGAGTAATCAAAGAATTAAATATATCGGGGTAAGCAGATATAAAATGGTTCAATGCGAGGTGAAGCCATaacaataaaaagggaaaaaatattcATTGTGGAAGTTAACACTGCAGAGGAGTTTATTTTATAGTTGGACTTTTTGCTTTCATATTAATAAGGTATGTTATGATACTGTACAattctaatatatatttgtgtgtggCAAATTGTTTATATACCCCGAAGAAGATTCACAGAAATTATAATCTTGCTAGGTAAACATAAATTTGATTAAGTGAGTGATATATTTATTTGGTCATTTTTCAAGTGAATTTTATGGTTATTATGCAAAAGATTGGGTGTTAGATTTTGGTTGTACCAACATTATTTTGTGTTTAACTCCcaaattggagaagaaaaatatttatgtgttgATCATTCTAGAACAACTCAAATTCTTTGaatgaaaaagttctttttattaaactcacatatgaaaatatttgtattatctGAGgtgttaatttatattaatatttgtgcAAGTTGATTTTTGTGATATTGTGACAAAAGATTGAATGAGGGTTTTATTTGAGTTTGATAGGGtgttaataaaaattacaacaCTTCTGTAGTAATGAGTTTGATTTGTTTGTGTACAATAATATTATGTGATATATGAAAATGTTGATAGTTATGTTTGTTTGATTAATTCATATGATTTATGATAGTAAGAATCATTCTCTTtgacttatattatattaagaagacacaatatttttatcttacttttaaaaattcCAAGTGTAAAAATTGTGATGAAATTAGGTATGTTAAGATCATGTTTATATAGTATCTATATTGTTAGAATAAATTTAAGATGCTAAGTATTTTGTTAACTAATACTAATTTTAGACATTTTTTGTCCCATGATGTAATGGTTTTTTGTGTTATGAATAATTGAGTGTTGAGATTGAGTAGTATATAGGTACTTCACTAGAAACATGGTCAATTAAGGTACCTGAAAACAACAAGTAGCAAATTTGAACTCGATCAATATAGAATGTCTGGTACTCGCACTGAGCTCAATTACTATACTTACATTCTAAtattacatattattattattcttataataattattatcacTGTTTTATGTAGTACAAGAGTAGACATTGATAAGATATATCCATTTATTCCAAATAAGCTTCAACTGGCAAGAAGTTTGCTGCTTGATCCTTTCAGTGACTCAAAgttttcattctttttgaatTAGCACCAGACTGTTCTTCACCTTCGCGATGGTTATCTCAAATACTTTTTGCGGTATCATTCCTCTATATCTCTACATTGTAGCTGTAATTCATTCATactataaaaatgataattcttTTAATCTTTCAATGTAGGGAATATAATGGCTTGGTTTGTTGCTGCAACAATTGTTTTATGTTGTCAAAGTCAGTTGATCCCTGAAACACCTCACGTCGTTGTTTGTCAAGATGGAACCGGGGATTTCAAGACTATAACTGGAGCAATACTTTCAGCCCCGAATAAGAGTGTCCAACCATACTATATCAAGATTAAACAAGGCACATATCGGGAATACATTctagttgataaaaaaaagacGAATATAGTATTGATCGGAGAAGGAATGGGTATTACAATAATAACGGGTAATAGAAGCCTCTACGCCGGCAATAAAACCTACGACACCGCAACAGTGGGtaagtctctctctctctatatgcatttcattgattttgataaattataattctttgttcttattttgtttGTAGCGGTTCGTGGGAGTGGTTTCACAGCTCAAGACATCACCTTTAGGAATGATGCTGGACCGGCAGAGTATCAAGCAGTGGCGTTAAGAGTAGAAGCAGATTTGGCTTCTTTCTATAGATGTCGCTTTGATGGGTATCAAGACACTCTATATGTCAAAAAGAACCGTCAATTTTTTAGTGATTGTGAAATCTATGGCACGGTAGACTTCATTTGCGGCAACGCAAAGGCCTTATTCCAAAACTGCTTAATTGAAGCATACATTCCATTGGTCAGGCAGCATAACACAATCATAGCACAAAAGAgagattttaagaaaaatgcaaCCGGTATAGTACTTCAAAATTGCACTATAAAGGCATCCCGAGATTTAGAGAATATGGATAACGTCACCACCTATTTAGGTCGACCATGGGGTAAATACTCTAGGGCAGTCGTCATGGAAAGTTACATTGACCACTTCATAAGTCCTAAAGGATGGACCAAATGGACAAAATCTCCAAAGAAACCCATTGTTCATCGCCATCCATATTTTCTGGAGTACAAGAATAGAGGACCAGGTGCTGTTACCCGAGATCGTGTGAGATGGGCATCCCATACTACGAATCCAAGCATAGCCTCACATTTTACAGTTAGGAACTTTATAAATGGTGACAAGTGGATTCCCACCAATATCCCATATTATTTAGACTTTTCATAAACAATATCAGGGTTGtgtttgttataattatcatattacaaAAATAGTCAATATATGTTCTTATCTTGTTGCATCAAGTTTTCTTGGTACAAATGCTTCAGATAAACAAGAAATAGCTATGTGTTTTCTTCCTGTTCATTAACCATCCAGAATTCTAATAGTACTAACAAATTTGGATTCGCAATTAGCATAATTAAACATATCCATTTAGCCTTGAGGGTTCTTCATTCACATGACTCGAAACCtttgattaataattataatagaatGATGCCTAGTGGCGGAGCTAAGTGGAGGAAAGTGTTGTTCACCAGAACTCATGTCTCACATTCTATTATTTCATGTATAGCCATTTCTGGTGGTTTTTATATTCTTACTtttatatatgcttaattataatTGAGTACTTCTTTGTAATATTTAAATGGTTCGAGTTCAAAATGGATGAGGTTTATCAATAGATACAAGGCTGAGGCCGAGTTGAGATGCATAAGCAAATTATGTTAACAATTTTAAGAAACTGTATATGACTTGAGTCTAAAATTTAGTAATACGCATTTAAAATTAAGTACCTCCTTTTATGAATGTAAATACGCTTATAGGCTATTCCACTAAGAAGTTATGAGTAGTAAAATTTGTCCAAATTCTATTGAAATTCCCAATTTTAATTGCTTGTATAAGCGGTATGCACTAATTTGGCTGATTTGGGCAAAAATCCAAACTAACCAGTAAAATGAAGCAATCCATATTAATCAGTGACAGAACTCAAatgagaaaatgatcaaaacagTCACTAATGTATGGGGTTAGATTGATTTGGTCCCTTATAGATGCAACTTATGAAAAACATCTTTTATATATGCAAAAAGCATATAAATTTAGTCTATCAATCTTAAAATCTTACAACTTCTGAAAAACCCTATCAAATTACACAGAGATGTGCAAGTCACGTGATATACAAAGAGTTTATACAAAACCTCTGTCATCAGTTCTGAAGGGTGGTCCTGGCATTGCGGTATTGTTGGTGCTATATATGGAACTTATGAGGTTGTTAGTTTCAAGGTGTTTGTGTTGTCAATTCGTGTTTGAAAAATAGAATTATTGATTCGAAcaaaactttgcagaaacacgaaattatcaaagtttaatgaaccTGTAAGAAAGATGAACAAAATCCATTcacaaaaaactaaaaatgtaAACGTACACGAATCGATTcacaatgtccccttaaggatatcattcccctctagtatccgaggtttgatttggaatatgtcctaTCAGGATAAAGTGATCTTAATCACCAGTGTATTGATAACCAAAAGCTTAAATGTCATCAAACCACCCAAGAATAGTTATGTACACAAAGAAACTTTGTGCAAAAGAAGAACGAGAAATCAGAAAAATTTGTAAGGAGAAAATCTGAAGAATgcatggtatttataggcaagaggaactggttctgaaaggttgcaaccctttcagaattcaCACGACCATTCATGAGAATTGAAACATTCAAACGGTCATGGTTATTCCTGAAATCTGCAAcgtttcaaaataattaaaacaaactttgcCCAGAAAATAATCACTCAATCATTTTCAAAGCCaagccgagcgagcgacgacggtAACAGCACGAGgtggtccctctttccaacccttttaacaattaataagaGTGCTACCATGTCtaaactctcatatttttctttccaccaccgATGAGGAACAAATGCCTTTTTAACTAAAGCATAAGAGTTCCCAACTTTCTAAGTTCCTCTCTTTTCGTCTTCCTTTCATTTCCCATTAactcttgctacatacccaataGTCTAGACTCTTTAAAATCAAATACATTGGAAAAACTACTTTGAGAAGTGCATCCATTTTTAGTCTCTTCTTTGGTGCTGGAAGTTGGTTACACTGTGAAAAGTCTTACCAAGCATATATTTTCTAGTCGTGTGgaattgaattgaagtgttgTTATCTGAATAACGTACTTTTGCAAGTCTAAAATATTTGATTCGGTAATGATAATTGGTGATTAAAAAAGTTACAAAGGGTGAAAACTCCAACCTTTCCAATAAAATATCCCTTTACTTATAAAATCAATCGATACAAGTTTTTCCACTGTTGAACGATGTAAATCAACGAAACTCCATGGGATCGAGACCCTGATATGGTAAGAATTATCTTGCTTTAGGTCGAGACACTTCTATCATTGGGATGTTTTCAATGAGATCGCGAAACAAATTAGAGTACCACTATTTCTTAACAAAGCtactatgataaaaaaaaaaaaagaaaggttGTGAAGCTAAGAAAAGAGTAGAAGTACGCTTGGGTAAGGAACTACATGATAGTGTTTTGATAGGTTTAGACGAATGTTAGAATATGTGCGTCCACTATCAGTCAACAGACTGGGTCCCTTGACACAGCAAAAAACAGTGCAAAAGAGTAAACAATACAAAGAGCACAACACATGGAGTTATGTGGAAAGCTCCTTGCTctagggagtaaaaccacgacctgtagCACAGGATTTACAACTTTCTTCAGTAATTTCTCAAGAAAAAGTTAAACACGATTAAAaccaatgtgagaaaaagttacTAATCTCACTATAAAGTAATCTACATATTACATGAAGAGATTAAGCGGATACAACATCGCCCACTAAACCACCACGCTCCAGATTATTTTGAATTTGCTTAGAGGATACCACACCACCCACTAAACCACATAAACctagatgacttagaatttgactaagcaaaaaATCAATGTTTCCCACTAAATCAGTTAACCTTACCTGATTTAGACTTTTACAAACCCACATGAATATCTGAATCATTTATAGATTAGGAACAGATTTACAATGTATGCACAAAACATATAATCCTAAGAAACCTACATAGCTTGTAGTTCTATCACGTCCTTGTTGTGTTTAGGATGACACTTCTTGAAGATGgctttttctttttgagttttGCATTTTCTGATATCCAAAACTTTGTTTTCCAAGACATAAATTTGTGTTTGACATAAAGGGATAATATAAATCACCACAAATTCATTGAGATCATCCTATTGGGTGAAAGCCTTCTGTTGGTAATGTTGTGCACCTACCACATCTGATGTGGATGCTTTTCTGACAACTTTCTTTTCACCTTTTCACGTTGCAGTCTTGcggggaccaggtcccttgcaaaCTTCTTTGTGAGTTGTTAAAATGTCTTGTTGTCTGACTTCCttctttggatgaatgaatTGAATATAGTGCTTTTCAggataaaaatatcaaacataaagagttattacCTGTTGGACAAACACCCTCTTCCATTCTGATTGGTGTAGTAAGATGACGCCTCATCAACCTCTAACATGACATCTTTACAACTGTAACCAATTATGCATCTGATGGAGGAAACTCTGCCTGGGATcaggtccctgcatttgtgagataCTGAAACATACAATGTCGACCACTCTTCTTATTTGTGTATGATAGTGCACTTCTCACCTACCACCTTACATGATAGCTTTTACGACTGTACCTCATTTGTATCTGGACGAGAGCACTCTATTAGGGACAAGGTCCCGCATTCGTtgggatcatcaaaacacctagaatataatattcccccctttttatgatagcaaaaaaatataaatcacacTAAGTTTGTCATTCATCTGACTTTCAGCAGTTCCAATAACAATGATCTTGTTCCTTGTTAGATCGATAAATTTGTTGAATCATCAAAACTTAATATCAAGTTTGAGCTACCATCTCAACTCAGCTTCTATCTAATGTTTccccccctttttgatgataacaTACTTATTCACATATTCCTCCTATCAATAAGAATTCTTGGCATAAATGGAGTTGAATCATCCTGAAGTTTGTCAGCTCATCAAGCCAACATAGcattttccctcttttttgATTATGACaaacttgttcaattttttccTCGTGAAGAAAGGACCAGGTCCTCTTCAGGTAGTTAGCATTGATTCCCCCGTCGGCAAAACCATTTCCTCTTCAAGTAACTAGAATTGATTCCCCCTATCTACATGACCCATGTCTTCTTCCAGTAGTGATAAAACCATTGATCTCATACTTCTTCAAGCAGTTAGAACACCATTTATCTCATACCTTACCTTAACAACTTTCCCCCTTTTGATATCATAGAAAAGGGTTAAAGCAGTAAACCATGTTGAAAGAAATGAAGTTCAAGTAAATTCATGGCCACTTGGGAAACGCCGAGCATTAGTAAAAAGATATAAAGTAATGAGACAAGTCAGTAGAAACAAGACATTTTTCATCCATATACAAAAAATCAGCCATCAAATCATTGCAAATATGATTACAAATGATAACAAAAACAATGCCTTAATCAAAAAGTGAGGACTGAAATAGAGATATACGAAGAAAAGGGATGACTTAGAGGCAACGAATTGAAACAATAGAATTAATAGAGCATATCCCTTAGCATAATATTTTCAGAATCTTCTCTTAACATTCAGCAT
The sequence above is a segment of the Solanum lycopersicum chromosome 10, SLM_r2.1 genome. Coding sequences within it:
- the LOC101260585 gene encoding pectinesterase-like, with the protein product MVISNTFCGNIMAWFVAATIVLCCQSQLIPETPHVVVCQDGTGDFKTITGAILSAPNKSVQPYYIKIKQGTYREYILVDKKKTNIVLIGEGMGITIITGNRSLYAGNKTYDTATVAVRGSGFTAQDITFRNDAGPAEYQAVALRVEADLASFYRCRFDGYQDTLYVKKNRQFFSDCEIYGTVDFICGNAKALFQNCLIEAYIPLVRQHNTIIAQKRDFKKNATGIVLQNCTIKASRDLENMDNVTTYLGRPWGKYSRAVVMESYIDHFISPKGWTKWTKSPKKPIVHRHPYFLEYKNRGPGAVTRDRVRWASHTTNPSIASHFTVRNFINGDKWIPTNIPYYLDFS